Genomic segment of Gloeocapsa sp. PCC 7428:
AACCAACACAAATTAACCCTGCAACAGTTACACAACAAACCTAATACATATCTATCAATTTATTCAATAACAAAACAAAGCCTTGGCTATATGAATTCCAAGGCTTTTTCATATTCAACGTATCTTATCTACTTCCCTATCAGTTTTTATCGCGCTCTTATATACGCAGAACTGTTTTAATGCACCCTAAAGATCGGAGAGTAGAAGCAAAATACCTTACGGTTCGCGGTACGTAGAGGAAGTTGTAGTTCCTACTGTATCAGGTTCGCGATAACGAGTCGGTTCTGATTTACGACCTGCTAAACCTGCTAAACCTGCTAAACCAATTAAGCCTAACCAACCCCAATCAAACCCGTCGTTCGTTTCAGTAGTCGTTGTTGTCGTCGGTGCTGTCGTAGTGGTAGTATCTGTCGTTCCTGGGGCAGTATTTGTTGTTTGTGCCGATACAGGAAGCGTAGAAGGTAGAACTGCTAAGCTTAGACCTAGTACACTAGCACCGAATATTTTAGATAACTGAGAACGTTTCATAGCTACAAACTCCTTGTCTCATCTCTCAATCCCTACCTTAACGATTGAGTACTTGAGTAAAATCACCCTTGAGCTATAAACCTTAGTTTTCCTGATGTACTACTCAAGAAATACGTGTCCAAATACAGGTCAGTTTACTTCTATCCTAAGGTGAAATGTACCTAATAGTTCTTCATAGCTCTTTGAATGTCTCGCTGGTCTTGACGACGCTTTAAATCTTCGCGTTTATCGTGGAGTTTTTTCCCTCTGCCAAGCGCAATGCTAACTTTGACTAAGCCTCGTTTCAAATACATTTTCAATGGTACTAAGGTTAAGCCTTGCTGTTCCACTTTTCCGATGAGCTTGCGAATTTCTTCTTTGTGCAACAATAACTTACGTGTCCGGCGCGGCTCATGATTGAAGTATTGTCCGCTACCTGTGTAAGGCGATATATTGACATTGAGTAACCAGGCTTCACCATTACGAATTAAAGCATAGCCATCTTGTAAGTTAACTTTACCTTGCCTTACTGACTTGACTTCTGTTCCCGTCAGTTGAACGCCTGCTTCATACGTTTCTAGTATCTCGTAAAGAAAACGCGCCTGCCGATTTTCGCTAATAACTTTATATCCGTCGTTGTCACTCATTGAAGACTTTTCCCACTGCCAACGGTAGATAAACACTACCTTCCTTTAACTGAAGTTAGCACTTTTCTACGACGCTTGGGCA
This window contains:
- a CDS encoding WGxxGxxG family protein, whose amino-acid sequence is MKRSQLSKIFGASVLGLSLAVLPSTLPVSAQTTNTAPGTTDTTTTTAPTTTTTTETNDGFDWGWLGLIGLAGLAGLAGRKSEPTRYREPDTVGTTTSSTYREP
- the smpB gene encoding SsrA-binding protein SmpB, whose amino-acid sequence is MSDNDGYKVISENRQARFLYEILETYEAGVQLTGTEVKSVRQGKVNLQDGYALIRNGEAWLLNVNISPYTGSGQYFNHEPRRTRKLLLHKEEIRKLIGKVEQQGLTLVPLKMYLKRGLVKVSIALGRGKKLHDKREDLKRRQDQRDIQRAMKNY